The Candidatus Nitrosotenuis cloacae genome contains a region encoding:
- a CDS encoding PfkB family carbohydrate kinase → MNLGIFSHCTVDEIRIGADAYERPGGPAFYCGLAARRLGFDVHLCTKFSKDYAYSDLLSKNKIKFENAVSDRPTTKFTLEINDTERTLWLNNVCSEIEYRHVDADGILVSPVFNEVSPQTLDKIKKDSAMTFLDPQGFLRRTDPHNKVFFERTNLDISGISVIKSDPNEVYCLTGLDGIDGVNMMRKNVEHVLYTNKRDVSLFHKNREYSLRLPNMELYDTSGVGDIFTATFCCTLLKEKDVLWALSFAGGAAQAALESREVGLDKIPPRAATETNASYFYNTIKFKDI, encoded by the coding sequence ATGAACCTCGGCATATTCTCACACTGCACGGTGGACGAGATACGGATCGGCGCGGATGCATATGAGCGTCCAGGGGGGCCTGCGTTTTACTGCGGACTTGCGGCAAGGAGACTGGGCTTTGATGTGCACCTCTGCACCAAATTTAGCAAAGATTATGCATACTCGGATCTGCTCTCAAAAAACAAGATAAAATTTGAAAACGCGGTATCGGACAGGCCGACTACAAAATTCACACTTGAGATAAACGACACCGAAAGAACGCTGTGGCTCAACAACGTCTGCTCTGAAATAGAATACCGCCATGTGGATGCGGACGGCATACTGGTAAGCCCGGTATTCAACGAGGTGTCGCCGCAGACACTGGACAAAATCAAAAAGGACTCAGCCATGACATTTTTGGACCCACAGGGATTTCTAAGAAGAACCGATCCTCACAACAAGGTGTTCTTTGAGAGGACCAACTTGGACATTTCTGGAATATCCGTGATAAAATCCGACCCAAACGAGGTGTACTGTCTGACGGGACTGGATGGAATTGACGGAGTAAACATGATGAGAAAAAATGTAGAGCATGTCTTGTATACCAACAAACGTGACGTCTCACTATTTCACAAAAACAGAGAATACTCACTGAGGCTGCCAAACATGGAACTGTACGATACATCTGGAGTGGGCGACATCTTTACTGCCACATTCTGTTGCACGTTGCTAAAGGAAAAGGACGTGTTGTGGGCGCTAAGCTTCGCAGGTGGTGCCGCACAGGCTGCACTAGAGTCCAGAGAGGTCGGCCTGGACAAAATCCCACCAAGGGCGGCAACTGAGACAAACGCCTCCTACTTTTATAACACGATAAAATTCAAAGACATCTAA
- a CDS encoding cache domain-containing protein, with protein sequence MGIPVTLDKKLVTLVILVSMTGIGVTIGFSFHYSNIIIEERVMDQLTSESAIRGDSIKNTFSSKLQQIQVIGTDPMIRNLINEFNSIQDEAIAHSWISEKRIDFLIQIQAFESSIGGANDLENVEIVGKDGMRLFALINTKTAKNYLEDPIFQHGIKEPLVEIMRGGNGQRLLIAATPIFDKPDQDAIGVAIVTMNAESLDQILLNRLGLGKTGESYLVNADGKMISESRFIENAPFNQVVDTIPIRKCFVEGQTNHGQYPDYRGRMVFGASNCMKDIGLVLLVEIDDTEVFEPAYNLQQKIVILGITITGIVGVVAYFLSKLISKPLIKLKNAANVLADGNFDVRTNISTNDEIGQLSHAFDQMAEKIQDSLIKIKEREDTIKQQKDVLLQFSQHSSNYCVCFVDIVGSTKLTSKLTDLQTSKFYSIFLNSLATVISQNGGVVVKNIGDALLYYFPKTDSDEIGPFAEMLKCNRKVIEARENINKVLEAENLPSISYRISANFGPVRVAIIATSSIDDIFGSTVNICSKINSLAQPNTLVIGEPLYDKVKEIKEYKFEKIADYGIDADNKLPVYSVTPKG encoded by the coding sequence ATGGGGATTCCAGTTACGCTTGACAAGAAGCTTGTCACGCTCGTGATACTGGTGTCCATGACGGGAATCGGCGTCACTATCGGGTTTTCATTTCATTATTCCAACATAATAATCGAGGAACGTGTAATGGACCAGCTTACAAGCGAGTCGGCAATACGCGGCGACTCGATAAAAAACACGTTCAGCTCAAAGCTGCAGCAGATACAGGTGATTGGGACGGACCCGATGATTCGCAATCTGATAAACGAGTTCAACTCCATACAAGACGAGGCAATTGCGCACTCGTGGATATCTGAGAAGAGAATCGACTTTTTGATCCAGATTCAGGCGTTTGAGTCAAGCATTGGCGGGGCAAACGACCTTGAAAACGTAGAGATAGTAGGGAAAGACGGGATGAGACTGTTTGCACTAATCAACACAAAGACTGCCAAGAACTATCTGGAAGACCCAATCTTTCAGCATGGAATCAAAGAACCGCTAGTTGAGATAATGCGCGGAGGCAACGGACAGAGGTTGCTGATTGCAGCAACTCCAATTTTTGACAAGCCGGACCAGGATGCAATAGGCGTCGCAATAGTTACAATGAATGCAGAATCGCTTGATCAGATACTGCTCAACAGGCTCGGACTAGGTAAGACGGGCGAGTCATACCTTGTAAATGCTGACGGGAAAATGATCTCAGAGTCAAGGTTCATAGAGAACGCACCGTTCAATCAGGTAGTAGACACGATTCCAATCCGCAAGTGCTTTGTGGAGGGACAGACCAACCACGGACAGTATCCTGACTATCGCGGGCGCATGGTGTTTGGCGCATCAAACTGTATGAAAGACATCGGACTTGTCCTGCTAGTCGAAATTGACGATACCGAGGTGTTTGAGCCGGCATACAACTTGCAGCAAAAAATAGTCATACTTGGAATAACAATAACTGGAATAGTGGGCGTAGTTGCGTACTTTCTCTCAAAGTTGATTTCAAAGCCGCTCATAAAGCTAAAGAACGCTGCAAACGTCCTTGCGGACGGCAACTTTGACGTAAGGACGAACATCTCTACAAATGACGAGATAGGGCAGCTTTCCCATGCGTTCGACCAGATGGCCGAGAAGATCCAGGACTCGCTAATCAAGATCAAGGAAAGGGAAGACACTATCAAGCAACAAAAGGACGTTCTTCTCCAGTTCTCGCAGCACAGTTCAAACTATTGCGTCTGCTTTGTGGACATTGTTGGCTCTACAAAGCTGACATCAAAACTTACCGACCTGCAGACAAGCAAGTTTTACTCCATATTCCTAAACTCACTTGCCACGGTAATATCGCAGAATGGCGGAGTCGTAGTAAAGAACATCGGAGACGCACTGCTGTATTATTTCCCAAAGACGGATTCTGACGAGATCGGCCCATTTGCTGAGATGCTAAAATGCAACAGAAAGGTAATCGAGGCAAGGGAGAACATCAACAAGGTGCTAGAGGCGGAGAATCTGCCGTCAATCAGCTACAGAATAAGCGCAAACTTTGGCCCGGTGCGAGTGGCAATAATTGCAACGTCGTCAATTGACGACATATTTGGCTCCACTGTAAACATTTGTTCCAAGATAAACTCGCTTGCGCAGCCAAACACGCTGGTAATAGGTGAACCGCTATATGACAAGGTAAAGGAAATCAAGGAATACAAATTTGAAAAAATTGCAGACTATGGCATTGATGCGGACAACAAGCTACCCGTGTACAGTGTAACTCCGAAGGGATAA
- a CDS encoding 30S ribosomal protein S26e, whose translation MPLKRASRGRRKGGKGSSDRIQCTNCGATVPKDKAKKVTSRLSLVEHSLARELRAQGAYISAPKVLKWYCISCAIHFGILKIRSADSRRQAGRLY comes from the coding sequence ATGCCACTAAAGCGCGCAAGCAGAGGTCGTCGAAAGGGCGGCAAGGGTTCATCAGATCGAATCCAGTGCACAAACTGCGGTGCTACCGTGCCAAAAGACAAGGCAAAGAAGGTAACATCAAGACTGAGCCTCGTTGAGCATTCACTTGCACGCGAGCTTAGGGCGCAGGGAGCATACATCTCGGCACCAAAGGTGCTAAAATGGTACTGCATATCGTGCGCAATCCACTTTGGCATACTAAAGATCAGATCCGCAGATTCCAGAAGACAAGCAGGCAGACTCTACTAG
- the pgsA gene encoding archaetidylinositol phosphate synthase, whose product MLNNFRESLKPHLEKIGGGFASTGLSPNFWTSVGLVFAFACSIAYGLNQHIQYAFILGGILLLVSGFFDVVDGQVARVTKKTSKKGGFLDSVFDKVAEVAIFLGILIGNFTEPYLVFLAITMSLLVSYSRSRAESLGVKLQGIGIGERAERLLVIAILGMIPGMMPYAVIIVIIISAITFVQRVIVTAKNIHD is encoded by the coding sequence ATGTTAAACAATTTCCGCGAGTCACTAAAACCCCATCTTGAAAAGATAGGGGGTGGTTTTGCATCAACCGGACTGTCACCAAACTTTTGGACGTCGGTAGGACTCGTATTTGCATTTGCGTGCTCAATAGCATATGGGCTAAATCAGCACATACAGTATGCGTTCATCCTGGGCGGAATACTGCTGCTAGTTTCGGGCTTTTTTGACGTGGTGGATGGACAGGTAGCTCGCGTCACCAAAAAGACGTCAAAGAAGGGTGGATTTCTTGACTCTGTGTTTGACAAGGTAGCAGAGGTCGCAATATTTCTTGGAATCTTGATCGGGAATTTCACAGAGCCATATCTGGTATTTTTGGCAATCACGATGTCGCTGCTTGTAAGCTATTCTCGCTCAAGGGCCGAATCACTTGGGGTGAAGTTACAGGGAATCGGAATAGGAGAACGCGCAGAGAGGCTGCTGGTGATTGCCATCCTCGGAATGATCCCCGGAATGATGCCGTATGCGGTCATTATTGTGATAATAATATCTGCGATAACATTCGTTCAGAGAGTAATAGTCACTGCAAAAAACATTCACGATTAG
- the speB gene encoding agmatinase has translation MSYTDLYMTKSPYIISPDDSGEPAATIFGIPFDSTHSYKPGCRFGPDAIRDAFNNIEIFHPNLQIDLESVNIRDLGNAHHTVNVEEMTDMVHKLTGELAKKSKLLIILGGEHSLTYGTYTAFPKDTGYIVFDAHYDLRSEYAGVKLSHAAYLRRVVEKNGADNIVHVGARSFVGEELAFLKEHKIKTITDRQIRDGNGPKLVKDVMSTFKNTYVSVDLDVLDPAYAPGVGNPEAVGITSRELFDMIYAMEGHKISCLDVVELNPTYDNGATASLAAKLMSTMIAMSIK, from the coding sequence TTGAGTTACACCGATCTATACATGACAAAAAGTCCATACATCATAAGCCCCGACGACTCAGGCGAGCCGGCAGCCACAATATTTGGAATTCCATTTGACTCGACCCATTCGTACAAGCCGGGGTGCAGGTTCGGCCCAGATGCGATTCGCGACGCATTTAACAACATTGAGATATTTCATCCAAACCTCCAGATAGACTTGGAGTCAGTCAACATTAGAGACCTTGGAAACGCCCACCACACGGTAAATGTGGAAGAAATGACCGACATGGTACACAAGCTGACTGGCGAGCTGGCAAAGAAAAGCAAACTCCTAATAATTTTGGGAGGAGAGCACTCGCTCACATATGGCACGTACACGGCGTTCCCAAAGGATACTGGCTACATCGTATTTGACGCGCACTATGACCTAAGGTCGGAATACGCCGGAGTGAAGCTAAGTCATGCAGCATACCTAAGACGTGTTGTGGAGAAAAACGGGGCAGACAACATCGTACACGTGGGTGCCCGCTCGTTTGTAGGCGAGGAGCTTGCATTTCTCAAAGAGCACAAGATAAAGACCATTACCGACAGGCAGATTCGAGACGGAAATGGCCCCAAACTCGTCAAGGACGTCATGTCCACCTTTAAGAACACTTATGTCAGCGTGGACCTTGACGTATTGGATCCAGCATATGCGCCAGGGGTTGGAAACCCAGAGGCAGTTGGAATCACATCGCGAGAATTGTTTGACATGATATATGCGATGGAGGGACACAAGATATCGTGCCTGGACGTAGTTGAGCTCAATCCTACATACGACAACGGTGCAACTGCCTCACTTGCGGCAAAGCTAATGTCGACAATGATCGCCATGAGCATTAAATAG
- a CDS encoding threonine--tRNA ligase — protein sequence MRILQLHCDSIEYSPTKKEIKSAEDITPEPKRLEEVVVAFVAIEAGDDSEVATKAIAEIKSSMSKIGCNKLLLYPYAHLSSNLASPSVALNLLLEMESKADCEVSHAPFGWTKSYNVKVKGHPLAESSKVITKEDHDHEGHGHDHDEGQTSTALKSESKIQSFWHILTPDGTLHDVGTFNFSKHKKLEVLAKYESAKKRAVDAPPPHVKLMKKMAIADYEPASDSGNMRFYPNGRLIKSLLERFVTDEVKNYGGLEVETPIMYDSHHPSMESYFNRFPARQYNINTEGKQLFLRFAACFGQFLMANDFQISYKNLPMKLYELTRYSFRREQSGELVGLRRLRAFTMPDCHAFCQDIPQAITEIKLRYDLSRSVLREIGITESDYEMAIRFTEDFYNEHREIILELVKKMNKPVLVEMWKERFFYFVLKWEFNYVDDMGKASALSTDQIDVENGARYGIKFFDENNVPHHPIILHNSPSGAIERVIYALLEKAALDQKEGRKAQFPLWLAPTQVRIIPLKDEHLKFCDDLADKLSSHDIRVDIDDRNETIGKRIRESETEWIRYSIVIGDKEISQPNLSIRDRQLGSVKELTFEEFVQEIKSQTVDKPFTKINLARHVSKRPQIMV from the coding sequence GTGCGAATACTGCAACTGCACTGCGACAGCATAGAGTACAGCCCGACAAAAAAAGAGATCAAATCCGCAGAAGATATCACTCCTGAGCCAAAGAGGCTTGAGGAGGTCGTCGTTGCGTTTGTCGCAATAGAGGCAGGCGACGACTCGGAGGTCGCAACAAAGGCAATTGCCGAGATAAAATCAAGCATGTCAAAGATTGGCTGCAACAAATTACTGCTTTACCCGTATGCACATCTCAGCTCAAACCTTGCATCACCATCTGTGGCACTAAATCTGCTGCTCGAGATGGAATCAAAGGCTGACTGCGAAGTATCCCATGCCCCGTTTGGCTGGACGAAATCGTACAATGTCAAAGTAAAGGGGCACCCGCTTGCGGAAAGCTCCAAGGTGATAACAAAGGAGGATCATGACCATGAAGGACACGGACACGACCATGACGAGGGACAGACATCAACTGCACTAAAATCGGAATCCAAGATACAGTCATTCTGGCACATCCTGACGCCCGATGGCACACTGCACGATGTTGGTACATTCAACTTTTCAAAACACAAAAAACTCGAAGTGCTTGCAAAGTACGAGTCTGCAAAAAAGCGTGCAGTCGACGCACCTCCACCACACGTCAAACTAATGAAAAAAATGGCAATTGCAGATTACGAGCCGGCATCCGACTCTGGCAATATGAGGTTCTATCCAAATGGCAGACTGATAAAATCGCTATTGGAGAGATTTGTCACCGACGAGGTCAAAAACTACGGCGGACTGGAAGTTGAGACGCCCATAATGTATGACTCGCACCATCCAAGCATGGAGAGCTACTTTAACAGATTCCCGGCACGCCAGTACAACATCAACACGGAAGGAAAGCAGCTGTTCCTCAGATTTGCCGCCTGCTTTGGTCAGTTCCTGATGGCAAACGACTTTCAGATATCATACAAAAATCTCCCAATGAAACTATACGAGTTGACACGATACAGCTTCCGCCGCGAGCAATCAGGCGAGCTTGTAGGCCTTAGGCGACTGCGCGCATTTACGATGCCTGACTGTCACGCATTCTGCCAAGACATCCCGCAGGCAATCACGGAGATAAAACTGCGATATGACCTCTCCCGCTCAGTACTGCGGGAGATTGGAATCACGGAATCTGACTATGAGATGGCAATACGATTCACCGAGGACTTTTACAATGAGCACCGCGAGATCATTTTGGAACTGGTAAAAAAGATGAACAAGCCGGTACTGGTGGAGATGTGGAAGGAGAGATTCTTTTACTTTGTACTGAAATGGGAGTTCAACTATGTGGATGACATGGGAAAGGCGTCCGCCCTTTCCACCGACCAAATAGACGTGGAGAACGGGGCAAGGTACGGAATAAAGTTCTTTGACGAAAACAACGTCCCGCACCATCCAATAATCCTGCACAACTCGCCAAGCGGGGCAATAGAGAGGGTAATCTACGCACTGCTGGAAAAGGCAGCTCTTGACCAAAAAGAGGGACGCAAGGCGCAGTTTCCGCTGTGGCTTGCCCCAACACAGGTTCGAATCATACCGCTAAAAGACGAGCACCTCAAGTTCTGCGACGATCTTGCGGACAAGCTGAGCAGCCACGACATACGCGTTGACATCGACGACAGAAACGAGACCATCGGAAAGAGAATCCGCGAATCCGAAACCGAGTGGATAAGGTACAGCATCGTAATCGGGGACAAGGAAATCAGCCAGCCCAACCTGTCGATACGCGACAGACAGCTTGGGAGCGTAAAGGAGCTGACATTTGAGGAGTTTGTCCAGGAAATAAAATCGCAGACGGTAGACAAGCCGTTTACAAAGATAAACCTGGCAAGACACGTCTCAAAGAGGCCTCAGATAATGGTCTAG
- a CDS encoding universal stress protein yields the protein MVNKIQRILVPLDGSENSVRGLKCAMNIAQPIGATITGLYVIHVPARTAIRITPQQRKKEISFAESIIGNALKMAERSQTNFKPRTETGNPAETITRIAKTGNYDLIVIGSRGRGIGKEMFLGSVSNHVLHKAGMPVVVVK from the coding sequence ATGGTAAATAAAATACAGAGAATTCTTGTTCCCTTGGACGGCTCTGAGAACTCAGTACGTGGCCTGAAATGCGCAATGAACATTGCACAGCCTATTGGAGCAACAATCACCGGCTTGTACGTGATTCATGTGCCTGCAAGGACGGCAATTCGTATCACACCGCAACAAAGGAAAAAAGAGATCTCCTTTGCAGAGTCGATAATTGGCAATGCCCTGAAGATGGCAGAAAGGTCGCAGACAAACTTCAAGCCGCGAACCGAAACTGGCAATCCTGCTGAGACTATCACAAGAATAGCGAAGACTGGAAACTACGATCTGATAGTAATTGGTTCTAGAGGTAGGGGCATTGGAAAGGAGATGTTTCTTGGAAGCGTTTCCAATCACGTACTACACAAAGCAGGTATGCCTGTGGTAGTAGTGAAATAG
- a CDS encoding homospermidine biosynthesis protein, whose amino-acid sequence MDHHHFRGKDIPHIKLDSKTSIEDLVDIFASTGYNGRQLGEAAKLYAKMIEEDAVICLTVAGAMTPVGFGGIIKTLIEKGFVDWIVTTGANVYHEDHFARGFPVKQGHFEVDDMILYEKEIVRIRDVYIKFIETLAAEDKVVQQMFRDKLTDKSFTTAEFCNMMGKISSERAKYPDKSFLVSAYKYDVPVYVSTLKDSSLAMNLGVHRLQNKVYNLDFVREILEQAAIVYNSKKSAIVELGGGVPKNTAQQTGPMLDQILGNDDGGQDYIIQITDARPDTGGLSGATLQEGKSWGKVQDAHSGTVTVYTDATIAFPIMAAYVLATQKPRKPKRIYKNLDKYYLELQKVYLDNLKKDKVKIKRKH is encoded by the coding sequence ATGGACCACCACCACTTCCGTGGAAAAGACATCCCCCACATCAAGCTGGACTCAAAGACGTCAATTGAGGATCTAGTAGACATATTTGCAAGCACCGGATACAACGGCAGGCAGCTTGGCGAGGCAGCAAAACTGTATGCAAAGATGATAGAAGAAGACGCAGTCATCTGCCTTACCGTGGCAGGCGCCATGACACCGGTCGGATTTGGAGGAATAATCAAGACGCTAATAGAAAAAGGGTTTGTAGACTGGATTGTAACAACTGGCGCAAACGTGTACCATGAGGATCACTTTGCACGCGGATTCCCAGTAAAGCAGGGCCATTTTGAGGTTGATGATATGATACTATACGAAAAAGAGATTGTCAGAATCAGGGATGTTTACATAAAATTCATCGAGACGCTTGCAGCAGAAGACAAGGTGGTGCAGCAGATGTTCCGCGACAAGCTGACAGACAAGTCATTTACCACCGCAGAATTTTGCAATATGATGGGTAAGATAAGTTCAGAGCGCGCAAAGTATCCTGACAAGAGCTTTTTGGTATCAGCATACAAGTACGATGTGCCTGTGTACGTATCAACCCTCAAGGACTCGTCTCTTGCGATGAATTTGGGAGTCCACAGGCTGCAAAACAAGGTGTACAACCTGGACTTTGTCCGCGAGATACTAGAGCAAGCGGCAATCGTGTACAATTCAAAGAAATCTGCAATAGTTGAGCTTGGGGGCGGCGTGCCAAAGAACACGGCGCAGCAGACAGGCCCAATGCTGGACCAGATACTTGGCAATGACGACGGTGGACAAGACTACATTATACAGATTACAGATGCAAGACCTGACACAGGCGGTCTTTCTGGCGCGACACTACAGGAGGGAAAAAGCTGGGGCAAGGTACAGGATGCCCACTCTGGAACTGTAACGGTGTACACGGACGCAACCATTGCATTCCCAATCATGGCAGCATACGTTCTTGCCACGCAAAAACCAAGAAAGCCAAAGAGGATCTACAAGAACTTGGACAAGTATTACTTGGAGCTGCAGAAGGTCTACCTTGACAACCTCAAAAAAGACAAGGTCAAAATAAAAAGAAAGCACTAG
- a CDS encoding DUF977 family protein — protein MGGDKKKPAAQMDKGKDEGKKESSGKKDRKQEKTEKKAEITVILAEEQAIKLIKANNFITVQDLSRQTGVKISAANTCLVNLLKKGAVKRTGGYSGHWIYQPVA, from the coding sequence ATGGGCGGCGACAAAAAGAAACCTGCAGCACAGATGGACAAAGGCAAGGATGAAGGCAAGAAAGAATCATCCGGAAAGAAAGACCGCAAGCAGGAAAAGACCGAGAAGAAAGCAGAGATCACAGTAATACTTGCCGAGGAACAGGCAATCAAGCTAATCAAGGCAAACAACTTCATCACAGTACAGGACCTGTCAAGACAGACAGGAGTCAAGATATCTGCAGCAAATACGTGCCTTGTAAATCTGCTCAAAAAGGGAGCAGTAAAACGCACAGGTGGATACAGCGGCCACTGGATTTATCAGCCAGTAGCCTGA
- a CDS encoding cyclophilin-like fold protein: protein MSAGTVSGLRLIVEIKGKTKLNCELKRHLSPKTVGVISRSLPLEGNAHFLGQSIIYFETAINSGVERQRKEFKKGDIAFSPVGGGICFFISDATTSKPMTPIGRLLDDVLKDVKPGDIISMYQATG from the coding sequence ATGAGTGCCGGCACAGTCTCAGGATTGCGTCTAATAGTGGAGATCAAGGGGAAAACAAAGCTAAACTGCGAGCTAAAACGACACCTTTCACCAAAAACCGTCGGCGTAATATCTAGATCCCTACCGCTTGAGGGAAACGCTCACTTTCTTGGACAGAGCATCATCTACTTTGAGACCGCGATAAACTCAGGAGTTGAAAGGCAGAGAAAGGAATTCAAAAAGGGAGACATTGCATTCTCGCCGGTGGGTGGAGGAATATGCTTTTTCATATCTGATGCAACAACGTCAAAACCCATGACGCCAATCGGAAGGTTGCTTGATGACGTTCTAAAAGATGTAAAACCCGGCGATATAATTTCGATGTATCAGGCTACTGGCTGA
- a CDS encoding DNA-directed RNA polymerase subunit K, protein MSDPEEAEVEINEEIEEEPEFVRPAGEELGEDTSMEDAITAYRKIFETKELTDDQRADLDKKIKDMEQREIIDVDPVHQIIEIPLAGKGKIAIGPPTLTRFEKARILGARALQLSQGAPPFIAIPATARTSLDIALKELDDRAIPIVIKRRLPNGDYQNIPIDYFN, encoded by the coding sequence TTGTCCGATCCTGAAGAAGCTGAAGTAGAGATTAATGAGGAGATCGAAGAGGAGCCAGAATTTGTCAGACCTGCAGGCGAAGAGCTTGGCGAAGATACCTCGATGGAGGATGCAATCACAGCATACAGAAAAATCTTTGAGACAAAAGAACTGACAGACGACCAAAGGGCAGACCTCGACAAAAAGATCAAAGACATGGAGCAACGCGAGATAATCGACGTTGACCCAGTACATCAGATAATTGAGATTCCTCTTGCAGGCAAGGGCAAAATCGCAATAGGACCACCAACTTTGACTCGATTTGAAAAGGCACGAATTCTCGGTGCACGCGCACTTCAACTTTCACAGGGCGCACCACCATTCATAGCAATACCTGCAACCGCAAGAACATCACTTGATATCGCATTAAAAGAACTAGATGACCGGGCAATCCCGATTGTGATCAAAAGGAGACTGCCAAACGGCGATTACCAGAACATTCCAATCGATTACTTCAACTAA
- a CDS encoding DNA-binding protein, producing MISAGEIKNEAVVEKRQEPYVYYVRNEPIMPAALTVFTIFNKHGRAVLLARGNGIPGAVAIANILVEKMLNRVAKIEHILLDSENEYGKRMISTIEISIVKI from the coding sequence TTGATTAGTGCGGGGGAGATAAAAAATGAGGCAGTCGTCGAAAAGAGACAGGAGCCTTACGTATACTATGTAAGAAACGAGCCAATCATGCCGGCCGCATTAACAGTATTTACAATATTTAACAAACATGGAAGGGCAGTGCTGCTGGCGCGCGGAAACGGAATTCCAGGCGCAGTCGCAATTGCAAACATACTTGTGGAAAAGATGCTCAACCGAGTCGCAAAAATTGAACACATATTGCTGGACTCTGAAAACGAATACGGCAAGAGAATGATATCCACAATAGAAATATCGATTGTAAAGATCTAG
- a CDS encoding transcriptional regulator: MLLPAEIESKTLIPALRAILAKKLAEEHNIREDEISKMLGVTQAAISNYIRGTRGDPKLIEKLAADEQVAIMIKDLSERLASDMAYTPSSLARFISLCNYIKSSLLICEIHHNLESNIDEAVCKECENMLLKGPGSVY; encoded by the coding sequence TTGTTACTACCTGCGGAGATTGAATCAAAAACACTTATTCCTGCACTGCGCGCCATTCTTGCAAAAAAGCTTGCAGAGGAGCACAACATACGGGAAGACGAAATATCAAAGATGCTCGGAGTGACGCAGGCGGCAATCAGCAACTATATCCGAGGTACCAGAGGCGACCCAAAGCTAATTGAGAAACTTGCGGCGGACGAGCAGGTCGCAATCATGATAAAGGATCTTAGCGAGAGGCTTGCATCAGACATGGCGTATACGCCGTCGAGTCTTGCGAGATTCATCAGCCTGTGCAATTACATCAAGTCAAGCCTGCTGATTTGCGAGATTCACCACAATCTGGAGTCAAACATCGACGAGGCAGTCTGCAAGGAATGCGAGAACATGCTGCTAAAGGGCCCAGGCAGCGTCTACTAG